The following are from one region of the Chanos chanos chromosome 10, fChaCha1.1, whole genome shotgun sequence genome:
- the hmgn3 gene encoding high mobility group nucleosome-binding domain-containing protein 3 isoform X1, translating into MPKRKSPEGAEGKDSTKVTKQEPTRRSERLSSKPAPSKPEPKPKKAVAKQKPADDKAVKGKKGGAKGKKEEKEPVPTENGETKPEAGTETPNAESEKKE; encoded by the exons atgCCAAAAAGGAAG TCACCAGAAGGAGCTGAGGGTAAAGACTCTACTAAAGTCACAAAGCAAGAG cCCACCAGGAGGTCAGAAAGGTTGTCCTCA AAGCCGGCTCCATCCAAACCTGAACCCAAACCCAAGAAAGCTGTCGCCAAG cagaaaccAGCCGACGACAAAGCTGTAAAGGGGAAAAAGGGCGGAGCCAAggggaagaaggaggagaaggagccCGTGCCTACTGAGAACGGAGAGACCAAACCAGAAGCG GGAACTGAGACCCCTAATGCTGAAtcagagaagaaagaatga
- the hmgn3 gene encoding high mobility group nucleosome-binding domain-containing protein 3 isoform X2 gives MPKRKSPEGAEGKDSTKVTKQEPTRRSERLSSKPAPSKPEPKPKKAVAKKPADDKAVKGKKGGAKGKKEEKEPVPTENGETKPEAGTETPNAESEKKE, from the exons atgCCAAAAAGGAAG TCACCAGAAGGAGCTGAGGGTAAAGACTCTACTAAAGTCACAAAGCAAGAG cCCACCAGGAGGTCAGAAAGGTTGTCCTCA AAGCCGGCTCCATCCAAACCTGAACCCAAACCCAAGAAAGCTGTCGCCAAG aaaccAGCCGACGACAAAGCTGTAAAGGGGAAAAAGGGCGGAGCCAAggggaagaaggaggagaaggagccCGTGCCTACTGAGAACGGAGAGACCAAACCAGAAGCG GGAACTGAGACCCCTAATGCTGAAtcagagaagaaagaatga